One Oryza glaberrima chromosome 11, OglaRS2, whole genome shotgun sequence genomic region harbors:
- the LOC127754899 gene encoding uncharacterized protein LOC127754899 isoform X1 → MVIISSHDIFRRDPCNNQNYWSWWNRSGLQISSSPTQSFALRCTRGGEGKENQLDLSINRVRSKRPPRNAGGNQMETIIPDSVREPLLGNRTHESKSERHEPNMQPNLWDGKGQERLGWMHVISTFIAQSVRKIGNALSQFGPLLAKFFSRSCASHGSHDEQAVLLDLSPLQEERLRFLRQRLNVPFDSSSVKHQDALKELWRLAYPSRQLPPLKSDLWKEMGWQNSDPATDFRAGGFMSLENLIYFARNYPDSFHSLLHKADGKRSEWEYPFAVAGVNISYMLVQMLDLQSGKMGTKVSSQFVQLLREDEMAFDNLFCMAFQMLDAQWLTRQASYMEFNEVLKSMRIQLEQELTIGSISCVQEMPSFRLLKR, encoded by the exons ATGGTAATTATTTCATCTCATGACATATTTCGAAGAGACCCCTGTAACAACCAAAATTACTGGTCTTGGTGGAATCGCAGCGGCCTGCAGATCTCCTCTTCTCCGACTCAATCATTCGCCCTGCGCTGCACaaggggaggggaaggaaaggaaaacCAATTGGATCTCTCAATTAATCGGGTCAGGAGCAAGCGGCCTCCACGCAACGCGGGAGGTAATCAG ATGGAGACGATCATACCAGATTCTGTAAGAGAACCTCTTCTAGGAAACAGAACTCATGAAAGCAAATCCGAG agacaTGAGCCTAATATGCAGCCAAATTTATGGGATGGAAAAGGACAAGAGCGCCTTGGTTGGATGCATGTTATATCGACTTTTATTGCTCAATCTGTAAGAAAGATAG GAAATGCGCTCTCTCAGTTTGGACCATTGCTAGCAAAGTTCTTTAGTAGGTCTTGTGCTTCCCATGGTTCACATGATGAACAGGCAGTTCTACTTGATCTCAGTCCACTACAG GAAGAGAGACTGAGGTTCTTGAGACAGAGATTAAATGTGCCATTTGACAGTTCCTCTGTCAAGCATCAG GATGCTCTGAAAGAACTTTGGAGATTAGCTTATCCCAGCCGACAACTTCCTCCTCTGAAATCAGATCTATGGAAGGAGATGGGCTGGCAGAATTCTGATCCAGCAACTGATTTTAG AGCAGGGGGGTTCATGTCCTTggaaaatttaatatattttgctaGAAATTACCCA GATTCCTTTCACAGTTTATTACACAAGGCGGATGGTAAGAGATCTGAATGGGAATATCCCTTTGCAGTAGCTGGCGTGAACATATCTTATATGTTAGTGCAAATGTTGGACCTGCAATCAG GAAAAATGGGCACAAAAGTCAGTTCTCAATTTGTTCAACTACTTAGAGAAGACGAGATGGCTTTTGATAACCTTTTCTGTATGGCCTTTCAGATGCTTGACGCTCAGTGGCTCACAAGACAAGCTAGTTATATGGAATTCAAT GAGGTTCTAAAGTCCATGCGTATTCAGTTAGAACAAGAACTTACTATCGGAAGCATTTCTTGTGTTCAGGAGATGCCATCATTTAGGTTGCTAAAAAGGTAG
- the LOC127754900 gene encoding AP2-like ethylene-responsive transcription factor At1g79700, which yields MAKRSSPDPASSSPSASSSPSSPSSSSSEDSSSPMSMPCKRRARPRTDKSTGKAKRPKKESKEVVDPSSNGGGGKRSSIYRGVTRHRWTGRFEAHLWDKNCSTSLQNKKKGRQVYLGAYDSEEAAARAYDLAALKYWGPETVLNFPLEEYEKERSEMEGVSREEYLASLRRRSSGFSRGVSKYRGVARHHHNGRWEARIGRVLGNKYLYLGTFDTQEEAAKAYDLAAIEYRGANAVTNFDISCYLDQPQLLAQLQQEPQLLAQLQQEPQVVPALHEEPQDDDRSENAVQELSSSEANTSSDNNEPLAADDSAECMNEPLPIVDGIEESLWSPCLDYELDTMPGAYFSNSMNFSEWFNDEAFEGGMEYLFEGCSSITEGGNSMDNSGVTEYNLFEECNMLEKDISDFLDKDISDFLDKDISISDRERISPQANNISCPQKMISVCN from the exons ATGGCGAAGAGATCGTCTCCTGATCCCGCATCATCTTCTCCATCTGCAtcatcctcgccgtcgtctccttcctcctcttcctccgagGATTCCTCTTCGCCCATGTCGATGCCCTGCAAGAGGAGGGCGAGGCCGAGGACGGACAAGAGCACCGGCAAGGCCAAGAGGCCCAAGAAGGAGAGCAAGGAGGTGGTTGATCCTTCttccaatggcggcggcggcaagaggaGTTCTATCTACAGGGGAGTCACCAG GCATCGGTGGACTGGCAGATTTGAGGCCCATCTGTGGGACAAGAATTGCTCCACTTCACTTCAGAACAAGAAGAAAGGGAGGCAAG TCTATTTGG GGGCTTATGATAGTGAAGAGGCAGCTGCTCGTGCATATGATCTTGCAGCTCTTAAGTACTGGGGTCCTGAGACAGTGCTCAATTTCCCA CTGGAGGAATATGAGAAGGAGAGGTCGGAGATGGAGGGTGTGTCGAGGGAGGAGTACCtggcctccctccgccgccggagcagcggTTTCTCCAGGGGTGTCTCCAAGTACAGAGGCGTTGCCAG GCATCACCACAATGGGCGGTGGGAGGCACGGATAGGGCGGGTCCTGGGGAACAAGTACCTCTACCTGGGTACTTTCG ATACTCAAGAGGAGGCAGCCAAGGCCTATGATCTTGCTGCAATTGAATACCGAGGTGCCAATGCGGTAACCAACTTCGACATCAGCTGCTACCTGGACCAGCCACAGTTACTGGCACAGCTGCAACAGGAACCACAGTTACTGGCACAACTGCAACAAGAGCCACAGGTGGTGCCAGCATTACATGAAGAGCCTCAAGATGATGACCGAAGTGAGAATGCAGTCCAAGAGCTCAGTTCCAGTGAAGCAAATACATCAAGTGACAACAATGAGCCACTTGCAGCCGATGACAGCGCCGAATGCATGAATGAACCCCTTCCAATTGTTGATGGCATTGAAGAAAGCCTCTGGAGCCCTTGCTTGGATTATGAATTGGATACAATGCCTGGGGCTTACTTCAGCAACTCGATGAATTTCAGTGAATGGTTCAATGATGAGGCTTTCGAAGGCGGCATGGAGTACCTATTTGAAGGGTGCTCCAGTATAACTGAAGGCGGCAACAGCATGGATAACTCAGGTGTGACAGAATACAATTTGTTTGAGGAATGCAATATGTTGGAGAAGGACATTTCAGATTTTTTAGACAAGGACATTTCAGATTTTTTAGATAAGGACATTTCAATTTCAGATAGGGAGCGAATATCTCCTCAAGCAAACAATATCTCCTGCCCTCAAAAAATGATCAGTGTGTGCAACtga
- the LOC127754897 gene encoding GDSL esterase/lipase At1g71250-like isoform X1 encodes MELLPLLLLLLLRIVASAPASPPATALFVLGDSTASCAATTLPLNLSLTSSSGNCLFPSAHRLLPDLLAAKMGLPPPPLITTLNGTATEVARGVNFAGEDGGRGAIFRLGAVGQQLRMATETLQLLRLEAPTPQDADAAAGGAVFVLSFGTDAYARVLSRGAGADASAPKHGRRGLARLLADRVARAVEELYEAGARRTAVMGVAPLGCAPRVMWEGLHVVDGRSCVEEANELVQGYNARVAARLAALRPRLAGADVVFCDIYKGIMDIITHPARYGFDETRKACCGLGPFGGTVGCLTKEMVCPTPQIHVWWDLYSPTEVVTSLLANWSWSAPSHSNTTICRPITLEMLTGHISLISPSPAHHSPGEAVSSHPDQCAVTNPTPCRLSSTVDSSSSSNP; translated from the exons ATGGAGCTCCTCCCCCTGCTGCTCTTGCTGCTGCTCCGCATCGTCGCCTCCgccccggcctcgccgccggccaccgccctctTCGTCCTCGGCGACTCCACCGccagctgcgccgccaccacacTCCCCCTCAACCtctccctcacctcctcctccggcaacTGCCTCTTCCCCTccgcccaccgcctcctccccgacCTCCTCG CCGCCAAGATgggcctcccgccgccgcccctcatcACGACGCTCAACGGCACGGCGACGGAGGTGGCCAGGGGCGTCAACTTcgccggcgaggatggcgggCGCGGCGCGATCTTCCGCTTGGGAGCCGTGGGGCAGCAGCTGCGGATGGCCACCGAGACGCTGCAGCTGCTGCGGCTGGAGGCCCCGACGCCGCAggacgcggacgcggcggcgggcggcgcggtgtTCGTCCTGTCCTTCGGCACCGACGCGTACGCGCGCGTGCTCTCCCGCGGCGCGGGGGCCGACGCCTCGGCGCCCAagcacggccgccgcggcctcgcccgcctcctcgccgaccgcgtcgcccgcgccgtcgaGGAGCTGTACGAGGCCggggcgaggaggacggcggtgaTGGGGGTGGCGCCGCTGGGATGCGCGCCGCGGGTGATGTGGGAGGGGCTGCACGTCGTGGACGGCCGGAGCTGCGTGGAGGAGGCGAACGAGCTCGTCCAGGGGTACAacgcgagggtggcggcgcggctggcggcgctgcggccgcggctggccggcgccgacgtcgtCTTCTGCGACATCTACAAGGGGATCATGGACATCATCACCCATCCCGCCAGATacg GATTTGATGAGACGAGGAAGGCGTGCTGTGGGCTGGGCCCATTCGGGGGTACGGTGGGGTGCTTGACGAAGGAGATGGTGTGTCCCACCCCGCAGATACACGTGTGGTGGGACCTGTATAGCCCCACTGAGGTAGTCACCTCCCTCCTCGCAAACTGGTCGTGGTCAGCGCCATCTCATTCCAACACCACCATCTGTCGTCCCATCACCTTGGAGATGTTGACCGGCCATATATCCCTAATTTCTCCTA GCCCTGCACATCATTCACCTGGAGAAGCAGTGTCAAGCCATCCAGATCAGTGTGCGGTGACAAACCCAACACCTTGTCGGCTTTCAAGCACGGTGGATAGTAGTTCATCCTCAAACCCCTAG
- the LOC127754899 gene encoding uncharacterized protein LOC127754899 isoform X2, translating into MASKAIKRKPYTADIDRSEKQMETIIPDSVREPLLGNRTHESKSERHEPNMQPNLWDGKGQERLGWMHVISTFIAQSVRKIGNALSQFGPLLAKFFSRSCASHGSHDEQAVLLDLSPLQEERLRFLRQRLNVPFDSSSVKHQDALKELWRLAYPSRQLPPLKSDLWKEMGWQNSDPATDFRAGGFMSLENLIYFARNYPDSFHSLLHKADGKRSEWEYPFAVAGVNISYMLVQMLDLQSGKMGTKVSSQFVQLLREDEMAFDNLFCMAFQMLDAQWLTRQASYMEFNEVLKSMRIQLEQELTIGSISCVQEMPSFRLLKR; encoded by the exons ATGGCTTCAAAAGCCATTAAAAGGAAGCCTTACACTGCTGATATTGATAGAAGCGAAAAACAGATGGAGACGATCATACCAGATTCTGTAAGAGAACCTCTTCTAGGAAACAGAACTCATGAAAGCAAATCCGAG agacaTGAGCCTAATATGCAGCCAAATTTATGGGATGGAAAAGGACAAGAGCGCCTTGGTTGGATGCATGTTATATCGACTTTTATTGCTCAATCTGTAAGAAAGATAG GAAATGCGCTCTCTCAGTTTGGACCATTGCTAGCAAAGTTCTTTAGTAGGTCTTGTGCTTCCCATGGTTCACATGATGAACAGGCAGTTCTACTTGATCTCAGTCCACTACAG GAAGAGAGACTGAGGTTCTTGAGACAGAGATTAAATGTGCCATTTGACAGTTCCTCTGTCAAGCATCAG GATGCTCTGAAAGAACTTTGGAGATTAGCTTATCCCAGCCGACAACTTCCTCCTCTGAAATCAGATCTATGGAAGGAGATGGGCTGGCAGAATTCTGATCCAGCAACTGATTTTAG AGCAGGGGGGTTCATGTCCTTggaaaatttaatatattttgctaGAAATTACCCA GATTCCTTTCACAGTTTATTACACAAGGCGGATGGTAAGAGATCTGAATGGGAATATCCCTTTGCAGTAGCTGGCGTGAACATATCTTATATGTTAGTGCAAATGTTGGACCTGCAATCAG GAAAAATGGGCACAAAAGTCAGTTCTCAATTTGTTCAACTACTTAGAGAAGACGAGATGGCTTTTGATAACCTTTTCTGTATGGCCTTTCAGATGCTTGACGCTCAGTGGCTCACAAGACAAGCTAGTTATATGGAATTCAAT GAGGTTCTAAAGTCCATGCGTATTCAGTTAGAACAAGAACTTACTATCGGAAGCATTTCTTGTGTTCAGGAGATGCCATCATTTAGGTTGCTAAAAAGGTAG
- the LOC127754024 gene encoding uncharacterized protein LOC127754024, producing the protein MASSAFKSTTRRTLHPAADDRPPARPRKAPPPCPRRSRSASVEPRARGIGEYAAGNTRTNPLFDDSASPPPPQPQVDMEAAGCRGGEARRERGREVARNGSCAGGSGRARSVSLAPRGRGADSSPSWGNGNGGGGRRASRAPSVAVDLQPYRGDEVIWQSNHSNVPVQQVIEIPPEFDPDSSEFVSDISDYTTEFKKEEILHIPFEFDLDRADLAPDIEHHSIELQREQMEIPLDFDPDSAELSPDITEYTTKLKQSHERARKLRADLAVEEQREQELSRVLKGIVTTPNFTEAHKRRPRRKSSVERLKVSKHLAEEAINYFEECVSISTLDSTDFSSLEDPQINSVLNIPQKSRNTSFNKGGSSIAEIHYPTDRHWHNEESDNQTQCSVSLTGSDVSGGRTFSHTMMFPVSRTTNNSSDDLDGFDTPKSRSSCFSFTHEPTKTVEGDDVQQYLRSFGRGISKDLREIRSSYCDDDYVFQKMNADLLMDIVTFKNRVNFGGLLICNIRRY; encoded by the exons ATGGCCTCCTCGGCCTTCAAATCCACCACCCGCCGGAccctccaccccgccgccgacgaccgccCGCCGGCTCGTCCCCGCAAGGCCCCACCGCCGTGCCCACGCCGCTCCCGCAGCGCCAGCGTCGAGCCCCGCGCCCGCGGCATCGGGGAGTACGCCGCCGGCAACACCCGCACCAACCCTCTCTTCGACGactccgcctctccgccgccgccgcagccgcaggtGGATATGGAGGCTGCTGGGTGTCGCGGCGGGGAGGCGAgacgggagagggggagggaggtggcgcgGAATGGTTCGTGCGCCGGCGGCTCCGGGAGGGCGCGCTCTGTGTCCCTCGCGCCGCGGGGCCGGGGCGCCgactcgtcgccgtcgtggggGAATGGTAATGGAGGCGGTGGGAGGAGGGCCTCCAGGGCGCCGTCGGTGGCGGTGGACCTGCAACCTTATCGGGGTGACGAG GTCATTTGGCAAAGCAATCATTCAAATGTCCCAGTGCAACAGGTTATTGAAATTCCTCCCGAGTTTGATCCAGATTCTTCTGAGTTTGTCTCCGACATAAGTGATTACACAACAGAATTCAAAAAGGAGGAAATTTTGCACATTCCTTTTGAGTTTGATCTAGATAGAGCTGATCTGGCTCCTGACATAGAGCACCATTCAATAGAACTGCAACGGGAACAAATGGAAATTCCTCTTGACTTTGATCCGGACAGTGCCGAGCTGTCTCCTGATATAACAGAGTATACAACAAAGCTCAAACAG TCACATGAACGTGCTCGAAAGCTACGGGCAGATTTAGCTGTCGAAGAGCAACGTGAACAAGAGTTGAGTAGAGTGCTGAAGGGTATTGTAACTACACCAAATTTTACTGAGGCACATAAAAGAAGGCCAAGACGAAAG AGTAGTGTAGAACGACTGAAAGTATCGAAGCATTTGGCTGAAGAggcaataaattattttgagGAATGTGTCTCGATCTCGACATTGGATAGCACTGATTTCTCATCACTGGAGGACCCTCAAATAAATTCAGTTTTGAACATCCCACAAAAGAGCAGAAATACATCTTTTAACAAAGGTGGATCAAGCATTGCAGAAATCCACTATCCAACAGATCGTCATTGGCATAATGAG GAATCTGACAACCAAACCCAGTGCTCAGTTAGCTTGACTGGATCTGATGTGTCTGGAGGCCGTACTTTTAGTCATACCATGATGTTCCCCGTTTCAAGAACTACAAATAACTCAAGTGATGATCTCGATGGCTTTGACACACCAAAAAGCAGAAGTTCTTGTTTCTCCTTCACCCATGAACCAACAAAAACTGTTGAGGGCGACGACGTTCAACAATATTTAAGAAGTTTTGGAAGGGGAATCAGTAAAGATCTAAGAGAGATAAGGTCAAGTTATTGTGATGATGACTATGTATTTCAGAAAATGAATGCAGACTTACTTATGGATATTGTGACATTTAAGAACAGGGTAAATTTTGGGGGTCTCCTTATTTGTAATATTAGAAGATACTGA
- the LOC127754899 gene encoding uncharacterized protein LOC127754899 isoform X3: protein METIIPDSVREPLLGNRTHESKSERHEPNMQPNLWDGKGQERLGWMHVISTFIAQSVRKIGNALSQFGPLLAKFFSRSCASHGSHDEQAVLLDLSPLQEERLRFLRQRLNVPFDSSSVKHQDALKELWRLAYPSRQLPPLKSDLWKEMGWQNSDPATDFRAGGFMSLENLIYFARNYPDSFHSLLHKADGKRSEWEYPFAVAGVNISYMLVQMLDLQSGKMGTKVSSQFVQLLREDEMAFDNLFCMAFQMLDAQWLTRQASYMEFNEVLKSMRIQLEQELTIGSISCVQEMPSFRLLKR from the exons ATGGAGACGATCATACCAGATTCTGTAAGAGAACCTCTTCTAGGAAACAGAACTCATGAAAGCAAATCCGAG agacaTGAGCCTAATATGCAGCCAAATTTATGGGATGGAAAAGGACAAGAGCGCCTTGGTTGGATGCATGTTATATCGACTTTTATTGCTCAATCTGTAAGAAAGATAG GAAATGCGCTCTCTCAGTTTGGACCATTGCTAGCAAAGTTCTTTAGTAGGTCTTGTGCTTCCCATGGTTCACATGATGAACAGGCAGTTCTACTTGATCTCAGTCCACTACAG GAAGAGAGACTGAGGTTCTTGAGACAGAGATTAAATGTGCCATTTGACAGTTCCTCTGTCAAGCATCAG GATGCTCTGAAAGAACTTTGGAGATTAGCTTATCCCAGCCGACAACTTCCTCCTCTGAAATCAGATCTATGGAAGGAGATGGGCTGGCAGAATTCTGATCCAGCAACTGATTTTAG AGCAGGGGGGTTCATGTCCTTggaaaatttaatatattttgctaGAAATTACCCA GATTCCTTTCACAGTTTATTACACAAGGCGGATGGTAAGAGATCTGAATGGGAATATCCCTTTGCAGTAGCTGGCGTGAACATATCTTATATGTTAGTGCAAATGTTGGACCTGCAATCAG GAAAAATGGGCACAAAAGTCAGTTCTCAATTTGTTCAACTACTTAGAGAAGACGAGATGGCTTTTGATAACCTTTTCTGTATGGCCTTTCAGATGCTTGACGCTCAGTGGCTCACAAGACAAGCTAGTTATATGGAATTCAAT GAGGTTCTAAAGTCCATGCGTATTCAGTTAGAACAAGAACTTACTATCGGAAGCATTTCTTGTGTTCAGGAGATGCCATCATTTAGGTTGCTAAAAAGGTAG
- the LOC127754897 gene encoding GDSL esterase/lipase At1g71250-like isoform X2, protein MELLPLLLLLLLRIVASAPASPPATALFVLGDSTASCAATTLPLNLSLTSSSGNCLFPSAHRLLPDLLAAKMGLPPPPLITTLNGTATEVARGVNFAGEDGGRGAIFRLGAVGQQLRMATETLQLLRLEAPTPQDADAAAGGAVFVLSFGTDAYARVLSRGAGADASAPKHGRRGLARLLADRVARAVEELYEAGARRTAVMGVAPLGCAPRVMWEGLHVVDGRSCVEEANELVQGYNARVAARLAALRPRLAGADVVFCDIYKGIMDIITHPARYGFDETRKACCGLGPFGGTVGCLTKEMVCPTPQIHVWWDLYSPTEALHIIHLEKQCQAIQISVR, encoded by the exons ATGGAGCTCCTCCCCCTGCTGCTCTTGCTGCTGCTCCGCATCGTCGCCTCCgccccggcctcgccgccggccaccgccctctTCGTCCTCGGCGACTCCACCGccagctgcgccgccaccacacTCCCCCTCAACCtctccctcacctcctcctccggcaacTGCCTCTTCCCCTccgcccaccgcctcctccccgacCTCCTCG CCGCCAAGATgggcctcccgccgccgcccctcatcACGACGCTCAACGGCACGGCGACGGAGGTGGCCAGGGGCGTCAACTTcgccggcgaggatggcgggCGCGGCGCGATCTTCCGCTTGGGAGCCGTGGGGCAGCAGCTGCGGATGGCCACCGAGACGCTGCAGCTGCTGCGGCTGGAGGCCCCGACGCCGCAggacgcggacgcggcggcgggcggcgcggtgtTCGTCCTGTCCTTCGGCACCGACGCGTACGCGCGCGTGCTCTCCCGCGGCGCGGGGGCCGACGCCTCGGCGCCCAagcacggccgccgcggcctcgcccgcctcctcgccgaccgcgtcgcccgcgccgtcgaGGAGCTGTACGAGGCCggggcgaggaggacggcggtgaTGGGGGTGGCGCCGCTGGGATGCGCGCCGCGGGTGATGTGGGAGGGGCTGCACGTCGTGGACGGCCGGAGCTGCGTGGAGGAGGCGAACGAGCTCGTCCAGGGGTACAacgcgagggtggcggcgcggctggcggcgctgcggccgcggctggccggcgccgacgtcgtCTTCTGCGACATCTACAAGGGGATCATGGACATCATCACCCATCCCGCCAGATacg GATTTGATGAGACGAGGAAGGCGTGCTGTGGGCTGGGCCCATTCGGGGGTACGGTGGGGTGCTTGACGAAGGAGATGGTGTGTCCCACCCCGCAGATACACGTGTGGTGGGACCTGTATAGCCCCACTGAG GCCCTGCACATCATTCACCTGGAGAAGCAGTGTCAAGCCATCCAGATCAGTGTGCGGTGA